AAATAATAGAGCAACTAAAAAAGATGTTGCTAAAAAGATAGCGAAATACGCTGTAACAGGTGGTTTTGTAGGTGCTGTTGGCATTCATGCTTCAAATTTAATAGCACAAAAAAAATATCTAAATGCAGCAGCTTTTACAGCAGCTGGCATCGGCGGTCTTTTGATAGCAGAAAAACTAATAAAATTGGAGAGTAAATAATGAATAACCCTTACATCAACGAAGAAAACGTGGCAAGTGAAACTGCGGCTAACAATGCAGCAGCTACTCAGCCAAGCGCAATCGATAATGCAATAAACAATGCAGCTCAAAATTTACCATTTGTACCTGAAAATTTTAATGCTGCTGGCTTTGTAAAAGGTCTAGTTTTAGGTGGTATCGCAGCTTATGTACTGACTAATCCAAAAGCACAAGAGTGCGTATTTAAAGCGATTATCAAAGGTGGCGAGCTTATAAATGCTGGCATAGAAGAACTAAAAGAGCGTTTTGAAGATGTCAAAGCAGAACTTGACTCACAAAAATAAGATCACTCTAGCTCACAAGAGTAAAAATAGAGCGAGGTTTATTTGCGAGAGCCTAAACGCTAGAAGCGACGTCAGTGCTATCGAGGCTGCGATCTCGGAACGAACTGATGCACTAAGTGTTCGTGTAAATAAATACGCAAAAAGTATTGTTGTCGAGTTTGATAAAAGCTATGAGAAAATTTTAGATTTTATAAAAAGCTATGATTTTCCAACAAAGGCAAAAGATCCAAATTTGCCAAGCAAGGCAAATATCTATAAGGCTGCTGCTGCACTTGGCATAACGCCATTTATGAGTAATAAAACTCTAAAATCAGCCGTGACTCTTTATGCCACAGCGCCAAATTTAATAGAGGGTGCAAAAGAGCTAAGGCATGAGGGCGTCACTTCAAAAGTACTTGAGGCAACTGCCATTGGTACTAGCTTAGCAATGGGCGATCATTTAGCAGCAAATAGCACAAATTTGATGATAAATATCGGCGAATATATGGAAGAAAGTGCTAGCCACAGAAGTGATGATCTCATCAAAGAGCTAGCAAAACCAAATATCGAAGAAGTCTGGGTCGAGAGAAATTTAAATGGTGAAAAGACGCTTGAAAAAGTAAAAACCGAAAATTTAAAAAAGGGCGACATCGTAGTAGTCGGAGCTGGTGAGACGATAGGCGTTGATGGTTATATCGTTGAAGGTAACGCCGATGTAAATCAAGTCTCAATGACTGGAGAGGCTGAACCTATACCAAAAGCTAGAGGCGACCGTGTTATAAGCGGCACCGTAGTTGATGAAGGTAGGATAAAAATTTGGGCTGAAAATGTAGGTAGCGACACAGCGACAGCTAGGATCAAAGAGTACATACAAACTTCACTCAATGAAAAATCAGCCATTGGTGTAAAAGCGTTAAAACTAGCCGATAAACTTGTGCCTGTTACGCTCTCGCTTGCTGGACTTTCATACATTATAAATAAAAATATGAATAGTGTTGCTAGCGTACTTCAAGCGGACTACTCTTGCGCATTAAAGCTTGCTACACCAGTTGCTTTTAAATCAAGCATCTCAAAAGCTGGTAGAAACGGCATTCTTGTAAAAGGCGCAAAGGCGATCGAGGCTTTAAGCTCAGTTGATACTTTTGTATTTGACAAGACCGGCACTCTTACACATGGACGCCTAAGTGTAGTTGAAATTTACTCATTTAAAGAAGGCTTTTCTCAAAATGATATATTAAATTTAACTGCAAGTGCCGAGGAGCACTACTTTCATCCAGTAGCTGAAGCAATAGTTGAAGCTGCAAATAAGCGTGGTTTTCACCATATTCATCACGATGAAGTTGAATTTATCGTAGCTCATGGTGTAAAAACTGCGATGCACGGCAAAGAGGTGGTTATAGGCAGTAGACACTTCTTAGAAGATGACGAGATGATAAGCTTTAAAGCTCATGAAGCTTTAATAAGCAAAGCATTAAATAGCGGTTTAACCTTACTCTACGTAGGATATGACAAAGAGCTAGTCGGAGTCATCGCTATGAAAGATGATATGAGAGAAAACGCAAAAGACATGGTGGCAAAACTACGCAGTCTTGGCGTAAAAGAGGTCGTCATGCTAAGTGGTGACATCAAAAGCAAGGCTGAAGAGGCGGCAAGAGAGCTTGGGCTTGATAGGGTCTATGCAGAGTGCTTACCAACAGATAAAGCAGCTATCATCGAAGAGCTAAAGAGCGAGGGCAAAAAAGTAGCCTTTGTGGGAGATGGCATAAATGATGCTCCAAGCCTAACTAAGGCAAATGTGGGCATAAGTATGCACAAGGGTGCTGATATAGCTAAAGCGACGGCTGATATAAGTCTTTTAAAAGACGATATCATGAGCGTAGCTCTTGTAAAAGAGCTTGCAAATAAAACAATGGATTTAATTAGCTCAAATTTCCGCTCAACAGTTGGCGTAAACACAGCTATACTAAGCGCTGCGACACTTGGTATGTTAAATCCAATAGCAACTGCCATGCTTCATAATGGTACAACGATTTGGCTTTTATTAAATTCAATGAAGGGCGTAAAATTCAAATCAAAATAAATTTGAAAGGGTAGATGGTGCTTGATAGTTTTTTAAATTTTTTAAACGGCAAAATGGACGTAGCCAACGACTTTTTATATGGATATTTTTTAGTCATTATTCTTGTAGCTACGGGAATTTATTTTAGTTATTTGACTCGTTTTGTGCAGTTTAGGATGTTTTTTGAAGCTTGCAGGGTCTTAGTAGAAAAAAAAGACAAGTACAATAAGCACCATTTAACGCCATTTCAAGCACTTATGATCTCGACTGCTTCACGCGTTGGTATAGGCAATATCGCTGGAATTTCAGCTGCTATCGCTGCGGGCGGTCCGGGTGCTCTTTTTTGGATGTGTTTGATGGCATTTTTAGGATCAGCTTCAGCTTTTATAGAGAGTACACTTGCGCAAATTTATAAGACAAAAGACGTTTTTGGGTTTAAAGGTGGTCCAGCTTATTACATCAAAAATGGCCTTGGCATAAAATGGCTGGCTTCACTTTTTGCAGTGATCCTCATCATAACCTACGCGTACGGCTTTAACGGTCTTCAAAGCTATACCATGACATCAGCTTTTGAAATTTACTACGACAAAGCTGGTAGCAATGTGAGCTTTTCGCAAAGCGGCTTGCCAGTTGGCATTGGTCTTATCCTTACTGCATTTGCAGCAGTAATGTTTTTTAGCAAAAGCCACATCATAGGCAAAGTAAGCTCATACATCGTGCCTTTCATGGCACTTGCCTACATCTCATTGGCGCTTATTGCTATCGTTTTAAATTTCAAAGAAATTCCTGATGTTGTTAAGATGATTTTAGAAAATGCCTTTGATTTTAAAGCGATATTTGGTGGATTTGCCGGCAGCGTGATCGTAATAGGCATCAAAAGAGGCCTTTTCTCAAACGAAGCTGGCATGGGTTCAGCTCCAAACGCAGCAGCCGCAGCACATACTAGCCACCCAGTAAAACAAGGCCTAGTTCAAGCAATGGCAGTCTTTATAGATATGACTATATGTATAGCATCTGGTATGATCGTGCTATTTTCACAGGCCTATCTTACGAAGCAGACTGGCTCAAGTGGCGAGGTGCTAACCGCCCTTCCTCTCGTTCAAGCCGCAATGAAAGAGTATTTTGGTGAATTTGGAGTTCATTTTACCACTCTTGCAGTCGTACTTTTTGCCATCACTTCGCTTATTGGCAACTACTACTACGCTCAGGCAAATATGAAATTTTTAACCAAAAACCATAAGCTTACGTTG
The DNA window shown above is from Campylobacter concisus and carries:
- a CDS encoding alanine/glycine:cation symporter family protein translates to MVLDSFLNFLNGKMDVANDFLYGYFLVIILVATGIYFSYLTRFVQFRMFFEACRVLVEKKDKYNKHHLTPFQALMISTASRVGIGNIAGISAAIAAGGPGALFWMCLMAFLGSASAFIESTLAQIYKTKDVFGFKGGPAYYIKNGLGIKWLASLFAVILIITYAYGFNGLQSYTMTSAFEIYYDKAGSNVSFSQSGLPVGIGLILTAFAAVMFFSKSHIIGKVSSYIVPFMALAYISLALIAIVLNFKEIPDVVKMILENAFDFKAIFGGFAGSVIVIGIKRGLFSNEAGMGSAPNAAAAAHTSHPVKQGLVQAMAVFIDMTICIASGMIVLFSQAYLTKQTGSSGEVLTALPLVQAAMKEYFGEFGVHFTTLAVVLFAITSLIGNYYYAQANMKFLTKNHKLTLLFKITAVVMIFIGAQMNLKLAWNIADITMAAMATINIIAIFLLSKVVIIAVKDYEAQRGAGQNPEFDPESLGIKNTSCWNKN
- a CDS encoding oxidoreductase, producing MNNPYINEENVASETAANNAAATQPSAIDNAINNAAQNLPFVPENFNAAGFVKGLVLGGIAAYVLTNPKAQECVFKAIIKGGELINAGIEELKERFEDVKAELDSQK
- a CDS encoding heavy metal translocating P-type ATPase — protein: MTHKNKITLAHKSKNRARFICESLNARSDVSAIEAAISERTDALSVRVNKYAKSIVVEFDKSYEKILDFIKSYDFPTKAKDPNLPSKANIYKAAAALGITPFMSNKTLKSAVTLYATAPNLIEGAKELRHEGVTSKVLEATAIGTSLAMGDHLAANSTNLMINIGEYMEESASHRSDDLIKELAKPNIEEVWVERNLNGEKTLEKVKTENLKKGDIVVVGAGETIGVDGYIVEGNADVNQVSMTGEAEPIPKARGDRVISGTVVDEGRIKIWAENVGSDTATARIKEYIQTSLNEKSAIGVKALKLADKLVPVTLSLAGLSYIINKNMNSVASVLQADYSCALKLATPVAFKSSISKAGRNGILVKGAKAIEALSSVDTFVFDKTGTLTHGRLSVVEIYSFKEGFSQNDILNLTASAEEHYFHPVAEAIVEAANKRGFHHIHHDEVEFIVAHGVKTAMHGKEVVIGSRHFLEDDEMISFKAHEALISKALNSGLTLLYVGYDKELVGVIAMKDDMRENAKDMVAKLRSLGVKEVVMLSGDIKSKAEEAARELGLDRVYAECLPTDKAAIIEELKSEGKKVAFVGDGINDAPSLTKANVGISMHKGADIAKATADISLLKDDIMSVALVKELANKTMDLISSNFRSTVGVNTAILSAATLGMLNPIATAMLHNGTTIWLLLNSMKGVKFKSK